The following nucleotide sequence is from Cellulosilyticum sp. I15G10I2.
ATATAAACTTGAGTTATTTATTGTTTTAATATTGTTTCTCGGAATGATTTCATATCACAGATTATTGTGAATAACTAAATTTAAAGATGTGAAAGCTATAATAAGTCTATATAAGAAGTAATACAAATAGAAAATGGGTGAGTAAAAGGTTTTGATTAACTTTTATTCACCCATTTTCTGATTATTCAAGCAGGTGGTATTATAATCTTATAAGAGTTATTGTTGCTTATATGTAGCCTTAGTTATACAATATTAATGATAGATAAGGGAGTGAGTTAATTTTGAAGGGATATTTAGGCCGAATTGTATTGCAAAATATTAATGAAGAGGGTATAAAAGAATACATAAGAGGTGTAAAAAAAGGAATGCCTATTGGGCTTGGATACTTATATGTATCTATTGCATTTGGAATGATGGCTGTAACAGGAGGGGTTTTACCTATTCAGGCACTTATTATTTCAATGACAAATCTTACTTCGGCAGGACAATTTGCAGGTATTAAGCTTATTGTACACGCTGCGAGTTTTGCTGAGATTGCGCTCACAGTATTTGTGATTAATATACGCTATATCTTAATGTCTTTGTCACTTTCACAAAGATTAGGCGCAAATATGAGTCAAGTTAAAAAAGCCTTTATAGCTTTTGGGATTACAGATGAAATTTTTACGATGGCTTCATTAGAAAAACAACAATTAACTTGTGCATTTATGTTGGGTCTTATGACATTACCTTATATAGGATGGGCACTTGGAACCTACTTAGGAGCAGCAGCCACAATGCTTTTATCACCACTTTTGCAAGATGCACTTGGTATAGCACTCTATGCGATGTTTATAGCACTTATTATTCCCGCTGCACGGGAGTCGAAAGCCGTTAGGATTACGTTGATTATTGCAATTGGGTTAAGTTGCTTGTTTAAATATGCGCCCTATGTCAATAGTGTTTCTTCTGGATTTG
It contains:
- a CDS encoding AzlC family ABC transporter permease codes for the protein MKGYLGRIVLQNINEEGIKEYIRGVKKGMPIGLGYLYVSIAFGMMAVTGGVLPIQALIISMTNLTSAGQFAGIKLIVHAASFAEIALTVFVINIRYILMSLSLSQRLGANMSQVKKAFIAFGITDEIFTMASLEKQQLTCAFMLGLMTLPYIGWALGTYLGAAATMLLSPLLQDALGIALYAMFIALIIPAARESKAVRITLIIAIGLSCLFKYAPYVNSVSSGFAIIAATILASALAAYLFPVKEEE